From Ictidomys tridecemlineatus isolate mIctTri1 chromosome 2, mIctTri1.hap1, whole genome shotgun sequence, the proteins below share one genomic window:
- the Use1 gene encoding vesicle transport protein USE1: protein MAPAEGAGYSPVAMAASRLELNLVRLLCRCEAMAAEKRDPDEWRLEKYVGALEDMLQALKAQASKPASEVINEYSRKVDFLKGMLQAEKLTSSSEKALANQFLTPGRVPTMARERVPATKTVHLQSRARYTSEMRSELLGTDSAGEPEQDLRKRSGVAGPRPVDEKQSAAELDLVLQRHQNLQEKLSEEMLDLARSLKTNTLAAQSVIKKDNQTLSHSLKMADQNLEKLKTESERLEQHAQKSVNWLLWAMLIIVCFIFISMILFIRIMPKLK from the exons ATGGCGCCGGCGGAAGGGGCAGGATACAGCCCGGTAGCGATGGCAGCGTCGAGGCTGGAGCTTAACCTGGTGAGGCTGCTGTGCCGCTGCGAGGCAATGGCAGCGGAGAAGCGGGACCCAGACGAGTGGCGCCTGGAGAAG TATGTGGGGGCCCTGGAGGACATGCTTCAGGCCCTGAAAGCCCAAGCCAG CAAACCAGCCTCCGAGGTGATCAATGAATATTCCCGCAAGGTGGATTTTCTGAAGGGGATGCTGCAGGCAGAAAAGTTG ACTTCCTCCTCAGAGAAGGCACTAGCCAACCAGTTCCTGACCCCTGGTCGCGTGCCGACCATGGCCAGGGAGCGTGTGCCTGCCACCAAGACGGTACATCTGCAGTCCCGGGCACGGTACACCAGCGAGATGCGGAGTGAGCTGCTGGGCACG GACTCTGCTGGAG AGCCCGAGCAGGACCTGAGGAAGCGAAG TGGGGTGGCGGGGCCCAGGCCTGTGGACGAGAAGCAGTCAGCAGCTGAGCTGGACCTCGTCTTGCAACGACACCAGAACCTCCAGGAGAAGCTGTCAGAGGAGATGCTAGACCTGGCCCGGAGCCTCAAGACCAACACGCTGGCTGCCCAGAGCGTCATCAAGAAGGACAACCAG ACGCTGTCCCACTCACTCAAGATGGCTGACCAGAACCTGGAGAAGCTGAAGACGGAGTCGGAGCGGCTGGAGCAGCACGCACAGAAGTCGGTCAACTGGCTGCTGTGGGCCATGCTCATTATCGTCTGCTTTATCTTCATCAGCATGATCCTCTTCATCCGCATCATGCCCAAGCTCAAATAA
- the Ocel1 gene encoding occludin/ELL domain-containing protein 1, with protein QAPPTPCPIDPTSRVQPAVKRTTPVQVPFRRGQRLGFRTLGQAARRPRPPRAGHAAPRGTRPPARGPGSGACRRQMPAREHSLARGPRGISQTRPPGPGPPGTVPPDHKTSVPRPRRQPQPAFHKARPRKIVFEDELNPQALLVTKKPTRAIRAEQMPRPHPSPDYELKYPPVSSERERSRYVAVFQDQYGEFLELQQEVGSTQAKLQQLEALMSSLPPPQSQKEAQVAARVWREFEKKWKDPGFLDKQLRCRYLKAKLRHLKTQIQKFDDQEDSEGSVYF; from the exons CAGGCCCCGCCCACGCCCTGCCCGATCGACCCTACCAGTCGGGTCCAGCCCGCGGTTAAACGCACAACCCCGGTGCAAGTGCCTTTCCGCAGGGGACAGAGGCTCGGATTTCGGACGCTGGGACAG GCCGCCCGCAGACCGCGCCCGCCACGCGCGGGCCACGCCGCCCCCCGCGGGACCCGCCCCCCAGCTCGGGGACCCGGGAGCGGCGCCTGCCGGAGGCAGATGCCGGCCCGGGAACATTCCCTGGCCCGCGGCCCCCGGGGGATCTCGCAGACCCGCCCGCCTGGCCCTGGGCCCCCG GGAACAGTGCCTCCAGACCACAAAACCAGCGTCCCCCGCCCGCGACGCCAGCCCCAGCCCGCATTCCACAAGGCCAGGCCCAGGAAGATTGTATTTGAGGATGAACTAAATCCCCAGGCTCTCCTGGTCACCAAGAAGCCTACTAGAGCCATCCGTGCGGAGCAAATGCCTAGGCCCCATCCTTCTCCCGACTATGAGCT CAAGTACCCACCGGTCAGCAGTGAGAGGGAACGCAGCCGCTATGTTGCAGTGTTCCAGGACCAGTATGGAGAGTTCCTGGAGCTCCAGCAAGAGGTGGGGTCCACACAGGCAAAGCTCCAGCAGCTGGAGGCCCTCATGAGCTCGCTGCCCCCACCCCAAAGCCAG AAGGAGGCCCAAGTTGCAGCTCGTGTCTGGAGGGAGTTTGAGAAAAAGTGGAAG GACCCTGGCTTCCTGGACAAGCAGTTGCGCTGTCGCTATCTGAAGGCCAAACTGAGGCACCTCAAGACCCAGATCCAGAAATTCGATGACCAAGAGGACAGTGAGGGCTCTGTGTACTTCTGA
- the Nr2f6 gene encoding nuclear receptor subfamily 2 group F member 6 isoform X1, producing the protein MAMVTGGWGGPGGDTNGVDKAGGYPRAAEEDSASPPGAASDAEPGDEERPGLQVDCVVCGDKSSGKHYGVFTCEGCKSFFKRSIRRNLSYTCRSNRDCQIDQHHRNQCQYCRLKKCFRVGMRKEAVQRGRIPHSLPGAVAASSGSPPGSALAAAGGDLFPGQPVSELIAQLLRAEPYPAAAGRFGAGGGAAGAVLGIDNVCELAARLLFSTVEWARHAPFFPELPVADQVALLRLSWSELFVLNAAQAALPLHTAPLLAAAGLHAAPMAAERAVAFMDQVRAFQEQVDKLGRLQVDSAEYGCLKAIALFTPECCHFHWSPFTPGRLKPAGPCLFPSLMSAHNLSPFQRRHHCLLHPEVMLTDACGLSDPAHVESLQEKAQVALTEYVRAQYPSQPQRFGRLLLRLPALRAVPASLISQLFFMRLVGKTPIETLIRDMLLSGSTFNWPYSGQ; encoded by the exons ATGGCCATGGTGACCGGCGGCTGGGGCGGCCCCGGCGGCGACACGAACGGCGTGGACAAGGCGGGCGGCTACCCGCGCGCAGCCGAAGAAGACTCGGCCTCGCCCCCCGGCGCCGCCAGCGACGCGGAGCCTGGCGACGAGGAGCGGCCGGGGCTGCAGGTGGACTGTGTGGTGTGCGGGGACAAGTCGAGCGGCAAGCATTACGGCGTCTTCACCTGCGAGGGCTGCAAGAGCTTTTTCAAGCGGAGCATCCGCCGCAACCTCAGCTACACCTGCCG GTCCAACCGTGACTGCCAAATCGACCAGCATCATCGGAACCAGTGCCAGTACTGCCGCCTCAAGAAGTGCTTCCGGGTGGGCATGCGGAAGGAGG CGGTGCAGCGCGGCCGCATCCCGCACTCGCTGCCGGGCGCCGTGGCCGCCTCCTCGGGCAGCCCCCCGGGCTCGGCGCTGGCGGCGGCGGGCGGAGACCTGTTCCCGGGCCAGCCGGTGTCGGAGCTGATCGCGCAGCTGCTGCGCGCCGAGCCCTACCCCGCAGCGGCCGGGCGCTTCGGCGCGGGCGGCGGCGCGGCAGGCGCGGTGCTGGGCATCGACAACGTGTGCGAGCTGGCGGCGCGGCTGCTCTTCAGCACCGTGGAGTGGGCGCGCCACGCTCCCTTCTTCCCCGAGCTGCCGGTGGCCGACCAGGTGGCGCTGCTGCGCCTCAGCTGGAGCGAGCTGTTCGTGCTGAACGCGGCGCAGGCGGCGCTGCCCCTGCACACCGCGCCGCTGCTGGCCGCCGCCGGCCTGCACGCCGCCCCCATGGCCGCCGAGCGCGCCGTGGCCTTCATGGACCAGGTGCGGGCCTTCCAGGAGCAGGTGGACAAGCTGGGCCGCCTGCAGGTGGACTCCGCCGAGTACGGCTGCCTCAAGGCCATCGCGCTCTTCACGCCGG AGTGCTGCCACTTCCACTGGTCCCCATTCACTCCAGGCCGCCTGAAACCCGCTGGGCCCTGCCTCTTCCCCAGCCTGATGAGTGCCCATAACTTGAGTCCCTTCCAAAGGAGGCATCACTGCCTGCTGCACCCCGAGGTCATGCTGACAG ATGCCTGTGGCCTCTCAGACCCGGCCCACGTGGAGAGCCTGCAGGAGAAGGCACAAGTGGCCCTCACGGAGTACGTGCGGGCCCAGTACCCGTCCCAGCCCCAGCGCTTTGGCCGCCTGCTGCTGCGGCTCCCGGCCTTGCGAGCGGTGCCCGCGTCCCTCATCTCCCAGCTGTTCTTCATGCGCCTGGTGGGCAAGACGCCCATCGAGACTCTGATCCGGGACATGCTGCTGTCAGGAAGTACCTTCAACTGGCCCTACTCGGGACAGTGA
- the Nr2f6 gene encoding nuclear receptor subfamily 2 group F member 6 isoform X2 — protein MAMVTGGWGGPGGDTNGVDKAGGYPRAAEEDSASPPGAASDAEPGDEERPGLQVDCVVCGDKSSGKHYGVFTCEGCKSFFKRSIRRNLSYTCRSNRDCQIDQHHRNQCQYCRLKKCFRVGMRKEAVQRGRIPHSLPGAVAASSGSPPGSALAAAGGDLFPGQPVSELIAQLLRAEPYPAAAGRFGAGGGAAGAVLGIDNVCELAARLLFSTVEWARHAPFFPELPVADQVALLRLSWSELFVLNAAQAALPLHTAPLLAAAGLHAAPMAAERAVAFMDQVRAFQEQVDKLGRLQVDSAEYGCLKAIALFTPDACGLSDPAHVESLQEKAQVALTEYVRAQYPSQPQRFGRLLLRLPALRAVPASLISQLFFMRLVGKTPIETLIRDMLLSGSTFNWPYSGQ, from the exons ATGGCCATGGTGACCGGCGGCTGGGGCGGCCCCGGCGGCGACACGAACGGCGTGGACAAGGCGGGCGGCTACCCGCGCGCAGCCGAAGAAGACTCGGCCTCGCCCCCCGGCGCCGCCAGCGACGCGGAGCCTGGCGACGAGGAGCGGCCGGGGCTGCAGGTGGACTGTGTGGTGTGCGGGGACAAGTCGAGCGGCAAGCATTACGGCGTCTTCACCTGCGAGGGCTGCAAGAGCTTTTTCAAGCGGAGCATCCGCCGCAACCTCAGCTACACCTGCCG GTCCAACCGTGACTGCCAAATCGACCAGCATCATCGGAACCAGTGCCAGTACTGCCGCCTCAAGAAGTGCTTCCGGGTGGGCATGCGGAAGGAGG CGGTGCAGCGCGGCCGCATCCCGCACTCGCTGCCGGGCGCCGTGGCCGCCTCCTCGGGCAGCCCCCCGGGCTCGGCGCTGGCGGCGGCGGGCGGAGACCTGTTCCCGGGCCAGCCGGTGTCGGAGCTGATCGCGCAGCTGCTGCGCGCCGAGCCCTACCCCGCAGCGGCCGGGCGCTTCGGCGCGGGCGGCGGCGCGGCAGGCGCGGTGCTGGGCATCGACAACGTGTGCGAGCTGGCGGCGCGGCTGCTCTTCAGCACCGTGGAGTGGGCGCGCCACGCTCCCTTCTTCCCCGAGCTGCCGGTGGCCGACCAGGTGGCGCTGCTGCGCCTCAGCTGGAGCGAGCTGTTCGTGCTGAACGCGGCGCAGGCGGCGCTGCCCCTGCACACCGCGCCGCTGCTGGCCGCCGCCGGCCTGCACGCCGCCCCCATGGCCGCCGAGCGCGCCGTGGCCTTCATGGACCAGGTGCGGGCCTTCCAGGAGCAGGTGGACAAGCTGGGCCGCCTGCAGGTGGACTCCGCCGAGTACGGCTGCCTCAAGGCCATCGCGCTCTTCACGCCGG ATGCCTGTGGCCTCTCAGACCCGGCCCACGTGGAGAGCCTGCAGGAGAAGGCACAAGTGGCCCTCACGGAGTACGTGCGGGCCCAGTACCCGTCCCAGCCCCAGCGCTTTGGCCGCCTGCTGCTGCGGCTCCCGGCCTTGCGAGCGGTGCCCGCGTCCCTCATCTCCCAGCTGTTCTTCATGCGCCTGGTGGGCAAGACGCCCATCGAGACTCTGATCCGGGACATGCTGCTGTCAGGAAGTACCTTCAACTGGCCCTACTCGGGACAGTGA